A genomic region of Capnocytophaga canimorsus contains the following coding sequences:
- the glgP gene encoding alpha-glucan family phosphorylase has product MSKKTLNPDYIFETSWEVCNKVGGIHTVISTKALSISKKFKDKYILIGPDLWQHTENHEFIEDTELFKSWKANTENEGLRVRVGRWNIAGNPLVILVDFSRYFANKNEILRYYWDTYQLDSLNSSWDYIESVLFGYAAAKVIESFVNFNVASRENIICHFHEWMTGSGLLYVEDKMPKVGSVFTTHATVVGRSIAGNGYPLYNTMKGYQPEEMAYRFGVQHKHFLEKIAAKTADCFTTVSDITAQESLHFLGRKADVITPNGFEDSFVPNAKTFTKKRKDAKKQLHNVAQALVGYSLNENIKMVAISGRYEFRNKGIDAFIDALGALNRDTKNDEELFAFILIPTAQEGPNKGLVHNMQMPQQAVNNEEKHLTHYLSDFHNDQILRRIYEQQLYNRKEDKVKVIFCPSYLDGKDGVFNLPYYDVLIGLDATAFPSYYEPWGYTPLESLAFKVPTITTSLSGFGKWVTDYYPESPSAINILKREDSNYGDIVGSITKNLIKLLKMKEEELEKLQNEASEIAQIALWKNLSKHYLKCYELTLQNIESRVESLPNIDAQTAVYFEQTKMIKAPNWRNVIIHRSMPQALLPLEELSKNLWWCWNDKASELFKSIDVNQWIETRKNPIALLDTISLSRYKELENDADFMKKLKDVYAEFKTYMAEKEKMTSPTVAYFSMEYGLHSSLKIYSGGLGILAGDYLKEASDKATKITGVGLLYRYGYFTQKLSSAGNQEADYEAQDFTKIPVTPVMGEDGRWLTVSVDLPQRTLYARVWRVDVGRIELYLLDTDFEDNRDDDRSVTHHLYGGNWENRLKQEMLLGLGGIKMLRKLNIDTDVYHCNEGHAAFIGLERLREYIQNDKLSFSEAMEVVRASSLFTTHTPVPAGHDFFEEGMLRTHIEHYTEKLHVSWQQILSLGKIDVYNPREKFSMSNLAANLSQEVNGVSWLHGEVSKDIFKDLWPGYMPDELHISYVTNGVHQPTWTSPLWKEIQNEVFGEDFKTHQYNPKSFEGIYKVSDKRIWEVKTALRGKLLRRIEQKLRREKNTPYFSPKQLVEIKENLRDDILTIGFARRFATYKRAHLLFSNIERLDKIVNNPDRPVQFIFAGKAHPADKAGQDLIKHIVEISKLPQFLGKILFIPNYDMELARHMVQGVDVWMNTPTRPQEASGTSGEKAVMNGVMHFSVLDGWWVEGYREDAGWALPMERAYENQEYQNELDAELIYNIIEDEIAPAFYDKDKDGISQTWCSYIKNTIAKVAVNFTTNRMLTDYEKQYYYPMSERAKKLKADKFATTIQISDWKKRVSNEWDNIKVVNVDVPNRNKQVIAIGKTYKGEVTLDLGSLSMNDIGMELVVAEQKDEKMKVLLTKEFKAVSQQGSLVKYVLEVVTEYPGSLQLAVRIFPKNELLPHRQDFALVKWL; this is encoded by the coding sequence ATGAGTAAAAAAACATTAAACCCTGACTATATTTTTGAAACCAGTTGGGAAGTATGCAACAAAGTAGGAGGTATTCACACAGTAATATCTACTAAAGCTTTGAGCATCAGTAAGAAATTTAAAGACAAATATATTTTAATCGGTCCAGACCTGTGGCAACATACCGAAAACCACGAGTTTATTGAAGATACTGAACTTTTTAAATCGTGGAAAGCAAATACTGAAAATGAAGGACTTCGTGTTCGTGTTGGGCGTTGGAACATCGCTGGAAATCCGCTGGTTATCTTAGTTGATTTCTCTCGATATTTTGCCAACAAAAACGAAATTTTACGTTACTATTGGGATACCTACCAACTTGATTCATTGAATAGCTCTTGGGACTATATCGAATCCGTGCTCTTCGGATATGCCGCGGCCAAAGTCATTGAAAGTTTCGTAAACTTTAATGTGGCTTCTCGTGAAAATATCATTTGTCATTTCCACGAATGGATGACAGGTAGCGGACTTTTGTACGTAGAGGACAAAATGCCAAAAGTAGGTTCAGTTTTTACCACACACGCCACCGTAGTAGGGCGTTCCATAGCTGGAAATGGTTATCCGTTATATAACACAATGAAAGGCTATCAGCCCGAAGAAATGGCATATCGTTTTGGTGTACAGCATAAACATTTCTTAGAAAAAATAGCCGCAAAAACTGCAGACTGCTTTACCACCGTTAGTGATATTACCGCACAAGAAAGTTTACATTTTTTAGGAAGAAAAGCAGATGTCATCACTCCTAATGGCTTTGAGGACTCCTTTGTGCCTAATGCCAAAACGTTTACCAAAAAACGTAAAGATGCTAAAAAACAATTGCACAATGTAGCACAAGCATTGGTGGGCTATTCCTTAAATGAAAACATAAAAATGGTAGCCATAAGCGGACGTTATGAGTTCCGTAACAAAGGTATCGATGCCTTTATTGATGCTCTTGGTGCATTAAATCGTGATACTAAAAACGATGAAGAATTGTTTGCTTTCATTTTAATCCCTACGGCTCAAGAAGGTCCTAACAAAGGACTGGTTCATAATATGCAAATGCCTCAACAAGCCGTTAATAATGAAGAAAAGCATTTAACACATTACCTTTCAGATTTCCATAATGACCAAATTTTAAGACGAATTTATGAGCAACAGCTCTACAATCGTAAAGAAGATAAGGTAAAGGTAATCTTCTGCCCCAGTTACTTAGATGGAAAAGATGGTGTTTTCAATCTGCCTTATTACGATGTACTTATTGGGCTAGATGCAACGGCTTTCCCTTCCTATTACGAACCTTGGGGATACACGCCTTTGGAAAGTTTAGCTTTCAAAGTACCTACGATAACCACTTCCCTTTCAGGGTTTGGTAAATGGGTTACAGACTATTACCCTGAGAGTCCTTCCGCAATTAACATTTTAAAAAGAGAGGATTCCAACTATGGGGATATCGTTGGTAGCATTACCAAAAATCTAATCAAATTGCTAAAAATGAAGGAGGAAGAACTTGAAAAACTACAAAATGAAGCCTCCGAAATTGCTCAAATTGCCTTGTGGAAAAATTTAAGCAAACACTACTTAAAATGTTATGAACTAACGCTTCAAAATATTGAAAGCCGTGTGGAAAGCCTCCCAAATATTGACGCTCAAACGGCAGTATATTTCGAGCAAACCAAAATGATTAAAGCCCCCAACTGGCGCAACGTTATCATTCATCGCTCTATGCCTCAAGCGCTTTTACCTCTTGAAGAACTCTCCAAAAACTTATGGTGGTGTTGGAACGATAAAGCTTCGGAACTTTTCAAAAGCATTGACGTAAACCAATGGATTGAAACCCGTAAAAACCCTATCGCATTGCTGGATACCATCTCCCTTTCACGCTATAAAGAGCTTGAAAATGATGCCGATTTTATGAAAAAACTTAAAGACGTATATGCTGAATTTAAGACATATATGGCTGAAAAAGAGAAGATGACAAGCCCTACCGTAGCTTATTTCAGTATGGAATACGGATTGCATTCTTCTTTAAAGATTTATTCTGGAGGATTGGGTATCTTAGCAGGGGATTATCTAAAAGAAGCCAGTGATAAAGCAACCAAAATTACTGGGGTGGGCTTGCTATATCGTTATGGTTATTTCACACAAAAACTATCTTCGGCAGGAAATCAAGAAGCTGACTATGAGGCACAAGACTTTACTAAAATCCCTGTCACTCCGGTAATGGGTGAAGACGGAAGATGGCTAACTGTTTCTGTAGATTTGCCACAACGTACCCTTTACGCTCGTGTATGGCGCGTTGATGTAGGAAGAATCGAACTATACCTTTTAGATACTGATTTCGAAGATAATAGAGATGATGACCGTTCAGTAACTCACCATCTGTACGGTGGAAATTGGGAAAATCGTTTAAAACAAGAGATGTTATTGGGACTTGGAGGTATAAAAATGCTCCGAAAACTCAATATTGATACTGATGTTTACCACTGTAATGAAGGACACGCTGCTTTCATCGGGTTGGAAAGACTTCGCGAATATATCCAAAATGATAAACTTTCCTTCTCAGAAGCGATGGAAGTGGTTCGTGCTTCTTCTTTATTCACCACACACACTCCAGTACCTGCAGGGCACGATTTCTTCGAAGAAGGTATGTTACGAACTCATATCGAGCACTATACTGAAAAATTACACGTTTCTTGGCAACAAATTTTATCATTAGGTAAAATTGATGTATATAACCCACGTGAGAAATTCTCAATGAGTAATTTAGCGGCAAATCTTTCACAAGAAGTCAATGGAGTGAGCTGGTTACACGGAGAGGTCAGCAAAGATATTTTCAAAGACTTATGGCCGGGATATATGCCTGACGAGTTGCACATCAGCTACGTAACTAATGGTGTTCATCAACCTACTTGGACTTCGCCTTTATGGAAAGAAATTCAAAATGAAGTGTTTGGCGAAGATTTCAAAACCCATCAATACAACCCAAAAAGTTTCGAAGGCATATACAAAGTATCCGACAAACGTATTTGGGAAGTGAAAACTGCCCTACGCGGAAAATTACTACGTCGTATCGAGCAAAAACTACGTCGTGAGAAGAATACTCCATACTTCTCACCCAAACAATTGGTGGAAATCAAAGAAAATTTACGTGACGATATTTTAACTATCGGTTTTGCTCGACGTTTTGCTACCTACAAACGTGCTCACTTGCTGTTTAGTAACATTGAGCGCTTGGATAAAATTGTTAACAATCCTGATCGTCCTGTACAGTTTATCTTTGCTGGAAAAGCGCACCCAGCCGATAAGGCAGGACAAGACCTAATTAAACACATCGTAGAAATATCAAAATTACCTCAATTCTTGGGTAAAATTCTCTTTATTCCGAACTACGATATGGAACTTGCTCGCCATATGGTACAAGGCGTTGACGTATGGATGAATACACCAACACGTCCGCAAGAAGCCTCAGGTACCAGTGGCGAGAAAGCCGTAATGAACGGAGTAATGCACTTTAGCGTTTTAGACGGATGGTGGGTTGAAGGTTATCGAGAAGATGCTGGCTGGGCTTTGCCTATGGAACGCGCCTACGAGAACCAAGAGTACCAAAATGAATTAGATGCTGAGCTGATTTACAACATTATAGAAGATGAAATTGCTCCTGCTTTTTATGATAAAGATAAAGATGGAATTTCTCAAACTTGGTGTAGTTACATCAAAAATACCATTGCCAAAGTAGCGGTAAACTTCACCACAAACCGAATGCTTACCGACTACGAAAAGCAATACTACTACCCAATGAGCGAACGAGCTAAAAAGTTGAAAGCCGATAAATTTGCAACCACAATCCAAATTTCGGACTGGAAAAAACGTGTAAGCAACGAATGGGATAATATCAAAGTAGTAAATGTTGATGTACCCAACCGAAACAAACAAGTCATCGCCATTGGTAAGACTTACAAGGGTGAAGTTACTCTAGATTTAGGTAGCCTTAGTATGAATGATATTGGTATGGAATTAGTAGTCGCTGAACAAAAAGACGAAAAAATGAAAGTCTTGTTAACCAAAGAATTTAAAGCGGTTTCTCAACAAGGAAGTCTCGTAAAATACGTCTTGGAAGTAGTTACTGAATATCCAGGTTCGTTACAACTAGCGGTTCGTATTTTCCCGAAAAACGAACTATTACCACATCGACAAGATTTTGCACTTGTAAAATGGTTATAA
- a CDS encoding glycoside hydrolase family 57 protein: MKKSVCIYFQIHHPERLRKYHFFDIGKKHNYFDNYANRSELEELAENCYLPANALLLDLIKKYNGKFKVAFSISGSAIDQLNMHTPEVIRSFQELAETGNVEFLAETYSHSLASLSEDSDEFEQQVKRHVNVVKSLFGKKPVTFRNTSLIYSDKIGERVAKLGFKTMLTDGAKHVLGWKSPNFVYKNPVDENLNLLLKNSKLSDDIAIRFSNTQWGEYPLTSEKYASWVKHSLAETDVLNLFMNYEVIGYYNRKESGIFDFLEYFVKNMMEDDDYQFLLPKEVVKKHSAKDVLPVPFPISWTDEERDITSWLGNELQKEAFNQLFRIQSIVKKKKNAELSDDYGRLQASEHFYHMRTKLFSTSDYHKYFTPYDSPYEAFINYMNILSDFEVRLEGK; encoded by the coding sequence ATGAAGAAATCAGTTTGTATTTATTTCCAAATACATCACCCCGAACGACTTAGAAAATATCATTTTTTTGATATAGGAAAGAAACATAATTATTTTGACAATTACGCCAATCGTTCTGAATTGGAGGAACTTGCCGAAAATTGCTACCTCCCTGCCAACGCATTGTTGTTGGATTTAATCAAAAAATACAATGGAAAGTTCAAGGTTGCCTTTTCGATTTCGGGTTCGGCAATCGACCAATTAAATATGCATACTCCTGAGGTTATCCGCTCGTTTCAAGAACTTGCTGAAACTGGCAACGTGGAATTTTTAGCGGAAACCTATTCGCATTCATTGGCCTCTCTTTCAGAGGATTCGGACGAGTTTGAACAACAAGTAAAACGCCACGTAAATGTGGTAAAAAGCCTTTTCGGGAAGAAGCCTGTAACCTTCCGAAATACGTCTTTGATTTATTCTGATAAAATTGGAGAACGAGTAGCCAAATTGGGTTTCAAAACGATGCTTACCGACGGAGCAAAACACGTTTTGGGTTGGAAAAGTCCGAACTTTGTGTATAAAAATCCTGTGGACGAAAACTTAAACTTACTACTCAAAAACAGCAAGTTAAGCGACGATATCGCCATTCGGTTTTCCAACACACAATGGGGCGAATATCCGCTTACGTCCGAGAAATACGCTTCGTGGGTTAAACACAGTTTGGCAGAAACCGACGTGCTTAATTTGTTTATGAATTATGAAGTAATCGGTTATTACAATCGCAAGGAAAGCGGCATTTTTGACTTTTTGGAATATTTCGTAAAAAATATGATGGAAGATGATGATTATCAGTTTCTTCTTCCGAAAGAAGTTGTTAAAAAACATAGTGCGAAAGATGTTTTGCCCGTTCCTTTCCCAATTTCGTGGACAGACGAAGAACGCGATATTACTTCGTGGCTTGGAAACGAATTACAGAAAGAGGCGTTCAACCAATTATTTAGAATTCAGTCTATTGTAAAGAAGAAAAAGAATGCAGAATTGTCCGACGATTACGGACGATTACAAGCAAGTGAACATTTTTATCATATGCGGACTAAACTCTTCTCTACTTCGGATTATCATAAGTATTTCACTCCATATGATTCTCCGTACGAGGCGTTTATCAACTATATGAACATTTTGAGTGATTTTGAGGTACGCCTTGAAGGCAAATAA
- a CDS encoding glycosyltransferase family 4 protein, with protein sequence MSVKVLMFGWEFPPHISGGLGTACYGIAKGLAKHNVNVLFVMPKAGGDEDSSVAQIINASDVEMLQNMENIEEFWKNINFMEIGSNLVPYLDPETFAREREAYLKTGENKETISFRNKFQFSGKYGANLMEEVYRYALVAGTVAKNHQFDVIHAHDWLTYSAGIVAKKLSGKPLVVHVHATEYDRGGEHNRNTLVYDIEKRGMEAADVVVTVSNWTRNIVVEKYGINPEKVITVHNAVDFSAETTEKEERGVKEKIVTFLGRITLQKGPEYFVEAAAKVLKRTPNVRFVMAGSGEKMNPLVRRVAQLGIGTKFHFTGFLKGGEVQRMFRYSDVYVMPSVSEPFGISPLEAMRSGVPTIISKQSGVAEVLDHAIKVDYWDIDALADAIHGILSYPTLAEYMSREGYDEVNQLKWENASLKLKTIYEKLVE encoded by the coding sequence ATGAGTGTAAAAGTACTAATGTTCGGTTGGGAGTTTCCGCCCCACATCAGTGGAGGGCTTGGCACAGCCTGTTATGGAATCGCAAAAGGATTAGCAAAGCACAACGTAAATGTTTTGTTCGTGATGCCAAAAGCAGGGGGTGATGAGGATAGTTCCGTCGCACAGATTATAAACGCAAGTGATGTGGAAATGCTCCAAAATATGGAAAATATTGAGGAGTTTTGGAAGAACATCAACTTTATGGAAATCGGTTCGAATTTAGTTCCATATTTAGACCCCGAAACCTTTGCTCGTGAACGCGAAGCCTATCTGAAAACGGGCGAAAACAAAGAAACCATTTCTTTCAGAAATAAATTCCAATTTTCGGGTAAGTATGGTGCCAATCTGATGGAGGAAGTGTATCGATATGCGTTGGTTGCCGGAACGGTGGCGAAAAATCATCAATTTGATGTTATCCACGCCCACGATTGGCTCACGTACAGTGCCGGAATTGTTGCCAAGAAACTATCAGGAAAACCATTGGTGGTTCACGTACACGCTACCGAGTACGACCGAGGCGGGGAACACAATCGTAATACATTGGTGTACGATATCGAAAAACGCGGAATGGAAGCTGCTGACGTTGTGGTTACAGTGAGTAATTGGACGCGTAACATCGTGGTGGAGAAGTACGGCATCAATCCGGAAAAGGTTATCACGGTGCATAATGCGGTTGATTTTTCTGCTGAAACTACCGAAAAGGAAGAACGAGGCGTTAAGGAGAAAATCGTAACTTTCTTAGGAAGAATTACCCTGCAAAAAGGTCCGGAGTACTTCGTTGAAGCCGCAGCTAAGGTACTCAAACGGACTCCCAACGTTCGTTTTGTAATGGCAGGAAGTGGCGAGAAGATGAATCCGTTGGTGCGACGTGTGGCACAATTGGGCATCGGAACGAAATTTCATTTTACAGGTTTCTTAAAAGGTGGCGAAGTACAACGAATGTTCCGTTATAGTGATGTTTATGTAATGCCCTCGGTTTCAGAGCCTTTCGGGATTTCACCTTTGGAAGCGATGCGTTCGGGTGTGCCTACCATCATTTCGAAGCAATCGGGTGTAGCTGAGGTTTTGGACCACGCCATCAAGGTCGATTATTGGGATATTGATGCCTTGGCAGATGCCATTCACGGAATCCTCTCCTATCCTACTCTTGCCGAATATATGTCACGCGAAGGCTACGATGAGGTAAATCAGCTCAAATGGGAAAACGCCTCTTTGAAACTCAAAACCATTTACGAAAAGCTCGTGGAATGA